The proteins below come from a single Bartonella schoenbuchensis R1 genomic window:
- a CDS encoding pyruvate dehydrogenase complex E1 component subunit beta, which translates to MSIDILMPALSPTMEEGKLSKWLKKEGDNVSSGDVIAEIETDKATMEVEAVDEGTIGKILVPEGTEGVKVNTAIAVLLEEGEDVTNISQTTTKKIEKASSSLSMPVRPVFDVGSDPDIPADVEMVTMTVREALNQAMAEEMRRDEAVFLMGEEVAQYQGAYKVSQGLLEEFGTRRVIDTPITEHGFAGLGVGAAFGGLRPIVEFMTFNFAMQAIDQIINSAAKTRYMSGGQMSTPMVFRGPNGAAARVGAQHSQCYAAWYSHIPGLKVVMPYSAADAKGLLKAVIRDDNPVIFLENEILYGHQFEVPQMDDFVLPIGKAHIHKSGQDVTIVAYGIGMHYAVQALPEIEKLGIDVELINLRTIRPMDLPTILASVKKTGRLITVEEGYPQSSVGTEIATRVMQQAFDYLDAPVSTIAGKDVPMPYAANLEKLALPSITEIVEAVKAVTYRA; encoded by the coding sequence ATGTCTATTGATATTTTGATGCCAGCACTTTCACCAACGATGGAAGAAGGTAAATTGTCTAAGTGGCTCAAGAAAGAAGGTGATAACGTCAGCTCTGGTGATGTGATTGCTGAAATTGAAACTGATAAAGCAACAATGGAAGTAGAAGCTGTTGATGAAGGTACTATTGGTAAAATTTTAGTCCCTGAAGGTACTGAAGGTGTGAAGGTTAATACTGCTATTGCAGTATTGTTGGAAGAGGGTGAAGATGTTACAAACATTTCACAAACCACAACTAAAAAAATAGAGAAAGCTTCTTCTTCTTTATCAATGCCGGTTCGTCCTGTTTTTGATGTTGGAAGTGATCCTGATATCCCTGCGGATGTTGAAATGGTTACGATGACAGTACGTGAAGCACTTAATCAAGCTATGGCTGAAGAAATGCGACGCGATGAGGCGGTTTTTTTAATGGGTGAGGAAGTAGCGCAATATCAAGGTGCTTATAAAGTCAGCCAAGGTTTGTTGGAAGAATTTGGTACGCGCAGAGTTATTGATACACCAATTACAGAACACGGTTTTGCGGGGTTGGGTGTTGGTGCAGCATTTGGAGGTTTGCGTCCTATTGTTGAGTTTATGACATTTAATTTTGCTATGCAGGCGATTGATCAGATTATTAATTCAGCAGCAAAAACTCGTTATATGTCTGGTGGACAAATGTCTACTCCTATGGTTTTTCGTGGTCCCAATGGTGCTGCAGCACGTGTTGGAGCTCAGCATTCACAATGTTATGCTGCATGGTATAGCCATATTCCGGGTCTCAAAGTTGTTATGCCTTATAGTGCAGCTGACGCAAAAGGTTTGCTAAAGGCTGTTATTCGTGATGATAATCCTGTTATTTTTCTTGAAAACGAGATTCTTTATGGTCATCAATTTGAAGTTCCTCAAATGGATGATTTTGTTTTACCTATTGGTAAGGCGCATATTCATAAATCTGGTCAGGATGTGACAATTGTTGCTTATGGGATTGGAATGCATTATGCAGTTCAGGCATTGCCAGAAATTGAGAAGCTTGGCATTGATGTTGAATTAATTAATTTGCGTACTATTCGCCCAATGGATCTTCCAACAATTCTTGCTTCAGTTAAAAAGACAGGTCGTTTAATAACGGTTGAAGAGGGATATCCTCAATCATCTGTTGGTACTGAAATAGCAACACGTGTTATGCAGCAGGCTTTTGATTATCTTGATGCACCAGTTTCTACAATTGCTGGCAAAGATGTTCCCATGCCTTATGCTGCCAATCTTGAAAAATTGGCTTTACCGAGTATTACTGAAATTGTCGAAGCTGTTAAGGCTGTGACTTATCGAGCATAA
- the lpdA gene encoding dihydrolipoyl dehydrogenase, which yields MANLYDIIVIGSGPGGYVTAIRAAQCGFKTAIVEREHLGGICLNWGCIPTKALLRSAEMKHFAEHAEDYGLKLNGSIEVDIKNVVARSRGVSARLNAGIGFLMKKNKIDIIWGEAKLTKAAKGSQLAEIVVSPSSKAIVQPQNPVPKGTLGEGTYQAKHIIVATGARPRSIPGIEPDGKLIWTYFEAMVPHTLPKSLLVMGSGAIGIEFASFYHDMGSQVTVIEMMPQIMPVEDVEISTFARKQLEKKGIRILTDAKVTKVEKAVDSITAHIDVKGKTETITADRLISAVGVQGNIENLGLEALGVKTDRGCIVTDEWSWTGVEGIYAIGDVAGPPMLAHKAEEEGVICVERIAGLKSAHALDKGKIPGCTYCTPQVASVGLSEKAAKEAGYDIRVGRYSFSANGKAIALGEDQGLVKTIFDKKTGQLLGAHMVGAEVTELIQGFVIAMNLETTEEELMSTVFPHPTLSEMMKESVLDAYDQVLNA from the coding sequence GTGGCAAATCTTTATGATATAATTGTGATTGGTTCAGGACCGGGCGGATATGTAACTGCAATTCGCGCGGCACAATGTGGTTTCAAGACTGCAATTGTTGAACGTGAACATTTGGGTGGTATTTGCTTAAATTGGGGTTGTATCCCAACAAAAGCTCTTTTGCGTTCAGCGGAAATGAAGCATTTTGCTGAACATGCAGAAGATTATGGGCTAAAACTTAATGGTTCAATTGAAGTAGATATTAAAAATGTTGTAGCGCGTTCGCGTGGGGTTTCAGCACGTTTAAATGCTGGTATTGGTTTTCTAATGAAGAAAAACAAGATTGATATTATTTGGGGTGAAGCAAAGCTAACTAAGGCAGCTAAAGGTAGCCAGCTTGCAGAAATTGTGGTTTCTCCATCATCCAAAGCAATTGTGCAACCACAAAATCCAGTTCCTAAGGGAACATTAGGTGAGGGGACTTATCAGGCAAAACATATAATTGTTGCGACGGGTGCCCGTCCACGTTCTATTCCCGGTATTGAACCAGACGGAAAACTTATTTGGACTTATTTTGAAGCGATGGTACCGCATACACTACCAAAGTCACTGTTGGTGATGGGGTCTGGAGCAATCGGTATTGAATTTGCTTCTTTTTATCATGATATGGGTTCTCAAGTAACTGTCATTGAAATGATGCCTCAAATTATGCCGGTTGAGGATGTTGAAATTTCAACATTTGCGCGTAAACAGTTAGAGAAAAAAGGCATACGTATTTTGACTGATGCAAAAGTGACAAAGGTTGAAAAAGCTGTTGATTCTATTACGGCGCATATCGATGTTAAAGGTAAAACAGAAACAATAACAGCTGACCGATTGATTTCAGCTGTTGGAGTTCAAGGTAATATTGAAAATCTTGGTTTAGAAGCATTAGGTGTCAAAACTGATCGTGGATGCATTGTAACTGATGAATGGAGCTGGACGGGTGTGGAAGGAATATATGCTATTGGTGATGTTGCTGGTCCCCCTATGTTGGCTCATAAGGCAGAAGAAGAAGGCGTAATCTGCGTTGAACGTATTGCAGGCCTGAAAAGTGCTCACGCGCTTGATAAAGGAAAAATTCCTGGATGTACCTATTGTACACCACAGGTTGCCTCTGTAGGACTTTCAGAGAAAGCGGCAAAAGAGGCTGGCTACGATATACGTGTTGGTCGTTATTCTTTTTCAGCTAACGGTAAGGCAATTGCTTTAGGTGAAGATCAAGGGTTGGTTAAGACTATTTTTGATAAAAAAACAGGACAGCTTCTTGGTGCCCATATGGTAGGAGCAGAAGTAACAGAACTCATTCAAGGTTTTGTTATTGCCATGAATCTTGAAACAACTGAAGAAGAATTAATGAGCACTGTTTTTCCACATCCGACATTATCAGAGATGATGAAAGAAAGTGTATTAGATGCGTACGATCAGGTTTTAAATGCTTGA
- the lipA gene encoding lipoyl synthase has translation MVTVVDRVTNRRVRHPEKVHRPDTVIQKKPDWIRVKAPTSQIYRETHSIVRSNKLVTVCEEAGCPNIGECWSQRHASFMILGEICTRACAFCNVATGIPLAVDDDEPERVADAVAQMALKHVVITSVDRDDLVDGGAQHFAKVIHAIRQKTPTTTIEVLTPDFRHKDNALEIVVAAKPDVFNHNLETVPSKYLKVRPGARYFHSIRLLQRVKELDPTIFTKSGIMVGLGEERNEIFQLMDDLRSADVDFMTIGQYLQPTRKHHPVIRFVTPDEFESFAKVGKAKGFLHMASNPLTRSSHHAGDDFKALQKARAEKFA, from the coding sequence ATGGTTACGGTGGTTGATAGAGTTACGAATAGACGTGTCCGTCATCCTGAAAAGGTGCATCGTCCAGATACGGTCATTCAAAAAAAACCAGATTGGATTCGTGTAAAAGCACCAACATCACAAATTTATAGGGAAACCCATAGTATTGTACGTTCCAATAAATTGGTGACAGTATGTGAGGAAGCTGGTTGTCCAAATATTGGTGAATGTTGGAGTCAGCGACATGCTAGCTTTATGATTTTAGGTGAAATATGTACGCGAGCTTGTGCTTTTTGCAATGTTGCAACAGGTATTCCACTTGCAGTTGATGATGATGAGCCAGAGCGTGTGGCAGATGCTGTTGCACAGATGGCGTTAAAGCATGTTGTCATTACATCTGTTGATCGTGATGATTTGGTTGATGGTGGTGCACAGCATTTTGCGAAAGTTATTCACGCTATTCGTCAAAAGACTCCTACAACAACAATTGAAGTCCTTACACCTGATTTTCGCCATAAGGATAATGCATTAGAAATTGTAGTTGCTGCTAAACCTGATGTTTTTAATCATAATTTGGAAACAGTTCCATCTAAATATTTGAAGGTGCGCCCAGGGGCACGTTATTTTCATTCAATTCGACTGTTACAACGCGTCAAAGAGCTTGATCCAACAATTTTTACAAAATCGGGAATTATGGTTGGTCTTGGGGAAGAACGGAATGAAATTTTTCAATTGATGGATGATTTGCGTTCTGCTGATGTAGATTTTATGACAATTGGGCAGTATTTGCAGCCTACGCGAAAGCATCATCCTGTCATTCGTTTTGTAACTCCTGATGAATTTGAATCTTTTGCCAAGGTTGGTAAGGCAAAAGGTTTTTTACATATGGCTTCTAATCCTCTGACACGTTCATCTCATCACGCTGGAGATGACTTTAAAGCTTTACAAAAAGCACGTGCTGAAAAATTTGCTTGA
- a CDS encoding type II toxin-antitoxin system RatA family toxin, protein MPTFTTHRQIAHTAHEMFNLVADIESYPEFLPMCEALIIRSRKEYEEKTLLLADMTVGYKMIREMFTTQVLLQPKKNLIEVKYIDGPFKYLENHWVFHQIQNMNACNVEFFINYEFKSKMLELLTGSMFDIAFHKFTNAFEKRAHQIYGVLEI, encoded by the coding sequence ATGCCAACTTTTACAACACATCGGCAAATTGCCCATACTGCTCATGAAATGTTTAATCTTGTTGCAGATATTGAGTCTTATCCTGAATTTTTACCAATGTGTGAGGCTTTAATAATACGTTCTCGGAAGGAGTATGAGGAAAAGACATTGCTCCTTGCTGATATGACAGTTGGTTATAAAATGATTCGAGAAATGTTTACGACACAGGTACTTCTTCAACCTAAGAAAAATCTTATTGAGGTTAAATATATTGATGGTCCATTTAAATATCTTGAAAATCATTGGGTATTTCACCAAATTCAAAATATGAATGCATGTAATGTAGAGTTTTTTATTAATTATGAATTTAAGAGCAAAATGTTAGAACTACTCACGGGATCGATGTTTGATATTGCTTTTCATAAATTTACAAATGCTTTTGAGAAACGTGCTCATCAGATTTACGGTGTTTTAGAGATATAA
- a CDS encoding bifunctional 2-C-methyl-D-erythritol 4-phosphate cytidylyltransferase/2-C-methyl-D-erythritol 2,4-cyclodiphosphate synthase, giving the protein MSIAAIILAAGRGERAGSLQNSPKQYRLLGQKPVIYHTVRCFLQHSAITTIILVIHPDDHQICENAIADFKKDLIIVEGGTTRQLSALYGLHALKDIKPDYVHIHDGARPFVESKLLEQIHNTVNHQEGVLPVLPISDTLKRVNNAHYVVETVPRTNFYSAQTPQCFPFELILAAHEKAIQSCKQNFTDDSAIAEWFGIPMRIIPGNSNNIKITWPEDLETAHSYLQKRAPMFPDIRTGNGYDVHSFIDGDYVTLCGVKIPFTKKLNGYSDSDVALHALTDALLATQGAGDIGTHFPPSDPQWKNASSEIFLRHAVNIIKKAGGRIANVDITLIAEKPKISPYRHRMVTHLMNILTISADRISIKATTNEKLGFIGREEGIASLATATVIYPGEILK; this is encoded by the coding sequence ATTTCTATTGCAGCTATAATATTAGCCGCCGGACGTGGCGAAAGAGCAGGATCTTTACAAAATAGTCCAAAACAATACCGACTTTTAGGGCAAAAGCCGGTTATTTATCATACTGTGCGTTGTTTTTTGCAACATTCAGCTATCACAACCATTATTTTGGTTATCCACCCAGATGACCACCAAATATGTGAAAATGCTATAGCTGATTTTAAGAAAGATCTCATCATTGTAGAAGGGGGCACTACACGTCAACTCTCCGCTTTATACGGGCTTCATGCACTCAAAGATATTAAACCAGACTATGTTCATATTCATGATGGTGCACGCCCTTTTGTCGAAAGCAAGCTTCTTGAGCAAATTCATAATACTGTCAACCATCAAGAAGGTGTTCTGCCTGTTCTTCCTATTTCTGATACTCTTAAACGTGTAAATAATGCACATTATGTTGTAGAAACAGTTCCGCGTACCAATTTCTATAGTGCACAAACTCCGCAGTGCTTTCCATTTGAACTTATTTTAGCAGCTCATGAAAAAGCAATACAATCTTGCAAACAAAATTTCACCGATGATTCAGCAATTGCCGAATGGTTTGGTATTCCTATGCGAATCATTCCTGGAAATTCTAATAATATAAAAATTACATGGCCGGAAGATCTTGAAACCGCACATTCATATCTCCAGAAAAGAGCACCTATGTTCCCCGATATTCGTACTGGAAATGGTTATGATGTCCATTCTTTTATAGATGGTGATTATGTCACATTATGTGGCGTAAAAATCCCTTTTACAAAGAAATTAAATGGGTATTCAGACTCTGATGTTGCTCTTCATGCACTAACAGATGCTCTTTTAGCTACTCAAGGTGCCGGAGATATAGGCACTCATTTTCCTCCCTCTGATCCCCAATGGAAAAATGCATCATCAGAAATCTTCCTACGCCACGCTGTTAATATTATTAAGAAAGCAGGCGGTCGTATTGCTAATGTTGATATCACACTCATTGCAGAAAAACCTAAAATCAGTCCTTATCGTCATAGGATGGTAACACACCTTATGAATATACTCACAATTTCAGCTGATCGTATTTCTATTAAAGCAACAACTAACGAAAAACTAGGGTTCATAGGCCGTGAAGAAGGCATTGCCTCTCTTGCAACAGCTACTGTCATTTACCCAGGAGAAATTTTAAAATAA
- the rirA gene encoding iron-responsive transcriptional regulator RirA: MRLTKKTNYALRILMYCASNQDSLSSIPEIAKTYAISELFLFKILQPLVEAGFLQTVRGRNGGIKLAKPATEISVADVVKIIEDNFSMAECFDKTEVNCPLVNSCNLNIVLKNALNAFFDVLSTTSISDLQQPLLQR; encoded by the coding sequence ATGCGATTAACAAAAAAAACAAATTATGCTCTCCGAATACTCATGTACTGCGCATCTAATCAAGATAGTTTAAGTTCTATCCCTGAAATTGCTAAAACATATGCCATTTCTGAGCTTTTTTTATTTAAAATCCTTCAACCATTAGTGGAAGCAGGTTTTTTACAAACAGTACGTGGACGCAATGGTGGCATCAAATTGGCTAAACCAGCAACAGAGATCTCGGTGGCTGATGTCGTAAAAATAATAGAAGACAATTTCTCTATGGCAGAATGTTTTGATAAAACAGAAGTTAATTGCCCACTGGTTAATTCCTGTAACTTAAATATCGTACTCAAAAATGCATTAAATGCTTTTTTCGATGTGTTATCAACAACATCCATTTCTGATTTACAACAACCATTATTACAACGTTAA